A window from Malania oleifera isolate guangnan ecotype guangnan chromosome 7, ASM2987363v1, whole genome shotgun sequence encodes these proteins:
- the LOC131159620 gene encoding putative pentatricopeptide repeat-containing protein At3g15130, with protein MHKAFARLWLCRSAVCWYHPCDPYLLQSFRTVYNLAKPIQRHPFENLEYKHNNFTEFFSNVPQECVGAEDFRMGLLVHGRLIKLGSNVFISSWNKLLSLCCRSGQFQYACRVFDKMPSRNVVSYNTMVSACVRNNHVLEAMHLYSNMKKEQAVPNHITLAVIIGAGDLLTASHLREAFHAQAVRYGLSSNEFVGSSLVEGYAKHIRLEEAIKAFGDIAELDLVSCNIMIDGCARNNSKEHALRIFFLMLQENMGFDAFTLTCILKTCSEPNDLNRGMQLHGCAIKFGVAQETPICNSLITMYSKCRKEMKSAMKIFREILAPNIISWTAMIGGFTQKGLNREALELYKGMLRLGVKENDFSFASILQVHSNLANLEQGRQIHARIVKSWYGLNVLVNNALMDMYSKCGSLGDAHMVFIKMGKHDVVSCATMITGFGLHGKGREALEILEESTSEGLKPNEVMFLGCLSACSHGGLVDEGVLVFRMMVDVYSVKPRVEHFSCVVDMLGRAGRLNEAERFIEVMGLESNVLVWEALLSACGLHGEIALGEKSARKIMELQPGRHGPYVSLANMYADRGLWEGKCAIREKLGVFGLKKDTGCSWIAMERF; from the coding sequence ATGCACAAGGCTTTTGCTAGGCTCTGGCTCTGCAGATCAGCAGTTTGCTGGTACCATCCCTGTGATCCTTATTTGTTGCAGAGTTTCAGAACTGTTTACAACTTGGCCAAACCAATTCAGAGACACCCATTTGAAAATCTCGAATATAAACACAACAATTTCACCGAGTTTTTCAGTAATGTTCCACAGGAGTGTGTTGGTGCTGAGGATTTCCGGATGGGTTTATTGGTCCATGGTCGTCTCATAAAACTTGGCAGTAATGTATTCATATCCTCATGGAATAAGCTACTGAGTTTGTGTTGCAGAAGTGGGCAATTTCAGTATGCCTGTCGCGTGTTTGACAAAATGCCTAGTAGAAATGTTGTTTCTTATAATACAATGGTTTCAGCTTGTGTTAGGAACAACCATGTCCTTGAAGCGATGCATCTTTACTCTAACATGAAGAAGGAGCAAGCTGTTCCTAATCACATCACGCTAGCTGTCATAATTGGTGCTGGGGATTTGTTGACAGCTTCACATTTGAGAGAGGCATTTCATGCTCAAGCCGTTCGATATGGATTGAGTTCTAATGAGTTTGTAGGGAGTTCCTTGGTGGAGGGCTATGCAAAGCATATAAGGCTAGAAGAAGCTATTAAAGCATTTGGTGACATAGCTGAATTGGATTTGGTTTCATGCAATATTATGATTGATGGTTGTGCACGTAACAATAGTAAAGAACATGCCTTGAGAATATTCTTTCTGATGCTGCAAGAGAACATGGGATTTGATGCATTCACTCTGACCTGCATTTTGAAGACATGTTCAGAACCAAATGATTTGAACCGTGGGATGCAGCTCCATGGTTGTGCAATAAAATTTGGTGTGGCGCAAGAAACACCCATTTGTAATTCCCTCATAACCATGTATTCAAAATGTAGGAAAGAAATGAAATCCGCCATGAAAATCTTCAGGGAGATTTTAGCACCTAACATTATCTCGTGGACTGCAATGATTGGTGGGTTCACACAAAAAGGGCTGAACCGGGAAGCACTTGAGCTTTACAAGGGCATGCTTAGGTTAGGTGtgaaagaaaatgattttagtttTGCTAGTATTCTTCAGGTGCACAGTAACCTGGCAAACCTTGAGCAGGGGAGGCAAATTCATGCGAGgattgtaaaatcatggtatggTTTGAATGTATTAGTCAACAATGCTCTTATGGAtatgtattccaagtgtggcagCTTAGGTGATGCTCACATGGTGTTCATAAAAATGGGAAAACATGATGTTGTCTCCTGTGCGACAATGATCACAGGTTTTGGACTGCATGGTAAGGGAAGAGAGGCTCTTGAAATTCTTGAAGAATCGACTAGTGAAGGATTGAAGCCTAACGAAGTTATGTTTCTTGGGTGCCTTTCTGCATGTAGCCATGGTGGCCTTGTTGATGAAGGGGTTCTAGTATTTAGGATGATGGTTGACGTTTATAGTGTAAAGCCAAGAGTGGAACATTTTTCTTGTGTTGTTGATATGTTGGGTCGTGCTGGTAGATTAAATGAGGCAGAGAGATTTATTGAAGTGATGGGGCTTGAGTCAAATGTATTGGTTTGGGAAGCATTGCTTAGTGCTTGTGGGCTACATGGAGAGATAGCACTTGGAGAAAAGTCAGCTAGGAAGATCATGGAGTTACAGCCAGGGAGGCATGGACCATATGTGTCGTTGGCAAATATGTATGCTGACAGAGGATTGTGGGAAGGAAAATGTGCAATAAGAGAAAAATTAGGTGTTTTTGGGTTAAAGAAAGACACTGGATGCAGTTGGATAGCTATGGAGAGATTTTGA